One window from the genome of Pseudonocardia hierapolitana encodes:
- a CDS encoding RNA polymerase subunit sigma-70, whose translation MASTVEAEFAAAVAPFRGEVIAHCYRMLGSLTDAEDVVQESWLRAWQAWPGFEPRLDDRERSVRAWLYRIATNRCLTFLGRAARRELPTAVTPAEAEEVRWLEPLPGDRMAYADRLDPAERLVAWESVELAFLVALQHLPPRQRAALLLREVLGYSAAETAGLLDTSVASVNSALQRARLLRERPAPDRNTPETAELARRYAAAWEAGDVDAIVAMLAEDARYSMPPLPEWYAGRAAIREFLVTGPLTHRWRFLATNANGMPAFATYMWDGAAHVPMGLDVLTVRGGVVHEVVSFLDADFAEFGLPRRIDGEPG comes from the coding sequence GTGGCATCCACCGTCGAGGCCGAGTTCGCCGCCGCCGTCGCCCCGTTCCGCGGTGAGGTCATCGCGCACTGCTACCGGATGCTCGGCTCGCTCACCGACGCCGAGGACGTCGTGCAGGAGTCCTGGCTGCGGGCGTGGCAGGCCTGGCCCGGCTTCGAGCCCCGCCTGGACGACCGGGAGCGGTCCGTCCGCGCGTGGCTGTACCGGATCGCCACCAACCGCTGCCTGACGTTCCTCGGGCGCGCCGCGCGCCGCGAGCTGCCCACCGCGGTGACCCCTGCCGAGGCGGAGGAGGTGCGGTGGCTGGAGCCGCTGCCCGGCGACCGGATGGCGTATGCCGACCGCCTCGACCCGGCGGAGCGGCTGGTTGCGTGGGAGAGCGTCGAGCTGGCCTTCCTGGTGGCGCTGCAGCACCTGCCGCCCCGGCAGCGCGCCGCGCTGCTGCTGCGCGAGGTGCTGGGCTACTCGGCCGCCGAGACGGCCGGCCTGCTCGACACCTCCGTCGCGTCGGTGAACAGCGCCCTCCAGCGCGCCCGCCTGCTGCGCGAGCGGCCGGCACCGGATCGGAACACCCCGGAGACGGCCGAGCTGGCCCGCCGCTACGCCGCCGCGTGGGAAGCCGGTGACGTCGACGCGATCGTGGCGATGCTCGCCGAGGACGCGCGCTACTCGATGCCTCCGCTGCCAGAGTGGTACGCCGGCCGAGCCGCGATCCGGGAGTTCCTGGTCACCGGGCCCCTCACCCACCGGTGGCGCTTCCTCGCGACGAACGCCAACGGCATGCCGGCGTTCGCGACGTACATGTGGGACGGCGCCGCCCACGTCCCGATGGGGCTCGACGTGCTCACCGTGCGCGGCGGCGTGGTGCACGAGGTCGTGTCGTTCCTCGACGCCGACTTCGCCGAGTTCGGGCTTCCGAGGCGGATCGACGGCGAGCCCGGCTGA